The Pseudomonas sp. G2-4 genome window below encodes:
- a CDS encoding phasin family protein → MAGKKITEKEGSSWAGKIEKYSRKIWLAGLGVYSKIDTDGSKLFESLVKDGEKAEKLTKTAVGKQVDAAKDSAESAKSRIGGVKDRALGKWDELEGAFDKRLNSAISRLGVPSRNEVKALHSKVDTLTKQIEKLTGAKVAPVASKTAAAKPATKTAAKPLVKAAAKTVAKPVAKAAAKPATKTAAAKPAAKAAAKPVAAKPAAKATAKPAAKPAAKPAAKTAAAKPAAAKPAAKPAAKPAAKAAAKPAAAKKPAVKKPAAPKAAAPKAPTAVAKPATPTSTANSAAAPTPVATPTPAPAPSTPTTQS, encoded by the coding sequence ATGGCTGGTAAAAAAATCACTGAAAAAGAAGGCAGCTCGTGGGCCGGGAAGATTGAAAAGTACTCCCGCAAAATCTGGCTTGCTGGTTTAGGCGTGTACTCGAAGATCGACACTGACGGCAGCAAACTCTTCGAGTCCCTGGTTAAGGACGGCGAGAAGGCCGAAAAACTCACCAAGACGGCGGTTGGCAAACAAGTCGATGCCGCCAAGGACTCTGCCGAGTCCGCCAAGTCGCGAATCGGTGGCGTGAAGGACCGTGCGCTGGGCAAGTGGGACGAACTGGAAGGGGCTTTCGACAAGCGCCTGAACAGCGCGATCTCCCGTCTGGGCGTGCCGAGCCGCAATGAAGTGAAGGCGCTGCACAGCAAGGTCGACACCCTGACCAAGCAGATCGAAAAGCTCACTGGGGCGAAAGTCGCACCGGTGGCCAGCAAGACTGCAGCGGCCAAGCCGGCCACTAAAACGGCGGCCAAGCCATTGGTCAAGGCAGCGGCAAAAACCGTCGCCAAGCCTGTGGCAAAAGCGGCAGCCAAGCCTGCGACTAAAACGGCTGCCGCCAAACCTGCCGCCAAGGCAGCGGCCAAACCGGTAGCGGCCAAGCCCGCAGCCAAGGCGACAGCCAAGCCTGCCGCCAAGCCCGCTGCTAAACCCGCCGCTAAAACGGCAGCAGCCAAACCTGCTGCGGCCAAACCAGCAGCGAAACCCGCCGCCAAGCCTGCGGCAAAAGCGGCCGCCAAACCTGCTGCGGCGAAAAAACCGGCTGTGAAAAAACCGGCCGCGCCAAAAGCAGCCGCACCCAAGGCGCCGACCGCGGTCGCCAAACCGGCTACCCCGACGAGCACAGCGAACTCCGCCGCGGCTCCGACTCCGGTCGCCACCCCGACTCCCGCGCCGGCTCCATCGACGCCTACTACCCAGTCCTGA
- the hisI gene encoding phosphoribosyl-AMP cyclohydrolase → MKNWQDEIKWDADGLVPAIAQDHKTGRVLMMAWMNREALALTAAENRAIYWSRSRGKLWRKGEESGHVQHLHEMRLDCDGDVIILMVEQVGEIACHTGRQSCFYRVFENGDWKTVDPVLKDPHAIYSGHTHE, encoded by the coding sequence ATGAAAAACTGGCAGGACGAGATCAAATGGGACGCTGACGGCCTGGTGCCGGCCATCGCCCAGGATCACAAGACCGGGCGTGTGCTGATGATGGCCTGGATGAACCGCGAAGCGCTGGCCCTGACCGCCGCCGAGAACCGCGCCATCTATTGGTCACGTTCCCGTGGCAAGTTGTGGCGCAAGGGTGAAGAGTCCGGGCATGTGCAGCACCTGCATGAGATGCGCCTGGATTGCGACGGCGACGTCATCATCCTGATGGTCGAGCAAGTCGGTGAGATTGCTTGCCACACCGGCCGTCAAAGCTGCTTCTATCGCGTCTTCGAGAACGGCGACTGGAAAACCGTCGACCCGGTGCTCAAGGACCCGCATGCCATTTATTCAGGACATACCCATGAGTGA
- a CDS encoding TetR/AcrR family transcriptional regulator — MKTRDRILECALQLFNEKGEPNVSTLEIANEMGISPGNLYYHFHGKEPLILGLFERFQVELAPLLDPPPDVQLAPEDYWLFLHLIVERLAQYRFLFQDLSNLAGRLPKLAKGIRQLLNALKRTLASLLAQLKAQGMLVSDTQALGQLVEQITMTLLFSLDYQRILDREGEVRLVVYQIMMLVAPHLPPAAKVATEQLALRYLEEHE, encoded by the coding sequence ATGAAAACCCGCGACCGTATCCTCGAATGTGCCCTGCAGTTATTCAATGAAAAGGGCGAGCCGAACGTTTCCACCCTGGAAATTGCCAACGAAATGGGCATCAGCCCCGGTAATCTCTACTATCACTTTCATGGCAAGGAGCCCCTGATCCTCGGGCTGTTCGAGCGTTTCCAGGTCGAATTGGCGCCGCTGCTGGACCCACCACCCGATGTGCAGCTGGCGCCGGAAGACTACTGGCTGTTCCTGCACCTGATCGTCGAACGCCTGGCGCAGTACCGCTTTCTGTTCCAGGACTTGTCGAACCTGGCCGGGCGCCTGCCAAAACTGGCCAAGGGCATCCGCCAGTTGCTCAATGCCCTGAAGCGAACCCTGGCCTCACTGCTGGCGCAGCTCAAGGCCCAGGGGATGCTGGTCAGCGACACCCAGGCGTTGGGTCAGTTGGTCGAGCAGATCACCATGACCTTGCTGTTCTCGCTGGACTATCAGCGAATTCTGGATCGCGAGGGCGAGGTTCGACTGGTGGTCTATCAGATCATGATGCTGGTGGCCCCGCATTTGCCGCCGGCGGCTAAAGTGGCGACCGAGCAACTGGCGTTGCGGTACTTGGAAGAACACGAATAA
- a CDS encoding phosphoribosyl-ATP diphosphatase codes for MSDTLTRLAQVLEERKGAAADSSYVASLYHKGLNKILEKVGEESVETIIAAKDAAISGDCSDVIYETADLWFHSLVMLAQLGQHPQAVLDELDRRFGLSGHVEKASRPSD; via the coding sequence ATGAGTGACACCCTGACCCGTCTGGCCCAGGTGCTGGAAGAGCGCAAAGGCGCCGCGGCCGACAGCTCTTATGTCGCCAGCCTGTACCACAAGGGTTTGAACAAGATTCTGGAAAAAGTCGGCGAAGAGTCGGTCGAAACCATCATCGCCGCCAAGGATGCTGCCATCAGCGGCGACTGCAGCGACGTGATCTATGAGACCGCCGACCTGTGGTTCCACAGCCTGGTCATGCTCGCCCAACTGGGGCAGCACCCGCAGGCTGTACTGGATGAACTGGACCGTCGCTTCGGTCTGTCCGGACACGTCGAGAAAGCCTCGCGTCCGTCCGATTGA
- a CDS encoding polyhydroxyalkanoic acid system family protein — MARITVERAHGLGKEAAREKADKLAQKLSDSYGLEPQWVGDTLKLKRSGVKGEVLVGEDSIRVDVELGLLMSAMSGTIKAEIEKALDKALA, encoded by the coding sequence ATGGCCCGTATAACAGTTGAGCGTGCCCATGGCCTGGGCAAGGAAGCGGCGCGAGAGAAAGCCGACAAGCTGGCGCAGAAGTTGTCCGACAGCTATGGACTGGAACCGCAGTGGGTGGGCGACACCCTGAAACTCAAGCGCTCCGGGGTCAAGGGCGAAGTGCTCGTGGGCGAGGACTCGATCCGCGTTGATGTGGAGCTGGGCCTGTTGATGTCGGCCATGAGCGGTACGATCAAGGCGGAAATCGAAAAGGCGTTGGATAAAGCGTTGGCTTGA
- the ubiB gene encoding ubiquinone biosynthesis regulatory protein kinase UbiB, producing MKLLAVRRLLRIQRVVIRYRLDDLLFALPLPWFLLALRFVLPWRWFPRRTLDLSRGARLRLALQDLGPIFIKFGQILSTRRDLLPEDIADELMRLQDRVPPFDSKLSVALIEEQLGKKISEVFSRFDVEPLASASVAQVHAAQLKSGEEVVVKVIRPGLKPIIAQDLAWLFILARAAERLSADARLLHPVDVVQDYEKTIYDELDLLREAANASQLRRNFEGSPLLYVPQVYWDWCRPKVLVMERIYGIQVTDLATLADQRTDMKLLAERGVEIFFTQVFRDSFFHADMHPGNIFVSTVQPWSPQYIAIDCGIVGSLTPEDQDYLARNLFAFFKRDYRRVAQLHIDSGWVPAETKLNEFEAAIRTVCEPIFEKPLKDISFGQVLMRLFQTARRFNMEVQPQLVLLQKTLLNIEGLGRQLYPDLDLWNTAQPFLERWMRERVSPRTLLGNVQSQFEQIPHLANMTRDLLERMSQPHAHDPAPPWKQRKDDWLLRLLGAAHLGGGAVLATGGPLSQLGHWPAGIMVAVGLYLVVRR from the coding sequence ATGAAGCTGCTTGCCGTCCGCCGTTTGTTGCGCATCCAGCGCGTCGTGATCCGTTACCGCCTCGATGACCTGCTGTTCGCCCTGCCGCTGCCCTGGTTTCTCCTGGCACTGCGCTTCGTACTGCCATGGCGCTGGTTTCCCCGCCGCACGCTGGACCTGAGTCGCGGCGCACGCCTGCGCCTGGCCTTGCAAGACCTGGGGCCGATCTTCATCAAGTTCGGCCAGATCCTCTCGACCCGTCGCGACCTGCTGCCCGAAGACATCGCCGATGAACTGATGCGACTGCAAGATCGCGTGCCGCCGTTCGATTCCAAGCTGTCGGTGGCCCTGATCGAGGAACAACTGGGCAAGAAGATCAGCGAAGTCTTCAGCCGCTTCGACGTCGAGCCCCTGGCCTCGGCCTCCGTGGCCCAGGTGCACGCCGCGCAACTCAAGAGCGGCGAAGAAGTGGTGGTCAAGGTCATTCGCCCGGGCCTCAAGCCGATCATTGCCCAGGACCTGGCGTGGCTGTTCATCCTCGCCCGCGCCGCCGAGCGGCTGTCGGCGGATGCGCGCCTGCTGCACCCGGTGGACGTGGTCCAGGACTACGAAAAAACCATCTACGACGAACTCGACCTGCTGCGCGAAGCCGCCAACGCCAGCCAGCTGCGCCGCAACTTCGAAGGCTCGCCCCTGCTCTACGTGCCGCAAGTCTATTGGGACTGGTGCCGCCCGAAAGTGTTGGTGATGGAGCGCATCTACGGTATCCAGGTGACCGACCTGGCGACCCTGGCCGACCAGCGCACCGACATGAAGCTGCTGGCCGAGCGCGGCGTGGAAATCTTCTTCACCCAGGTGTTTCGCGACAGCTTCTTCCACGCCGACATGCACCCCGGCAACATCTTCGTCAGCACCGTGCAGCCGTGGAGTCCACAGTACATTGCCATCGACTGCGGCATCGTCGGCAGCCTGACCCCGGAAGACCAGGATTACCTGGCCCGCAACCTGTTCGCTTTCTTCAAACGCGACTACCGCCGCGTGGCACAACTGCACATCGACTCTGGCTGGGTACCGGCCGAAACCAAGCTCAACGAATTCGAAGCAGCGATCCGTACCGTGTGCGAACCGATCTTCGAAAAACCGTTAAAAGATATTTCCTTCGGTCAGGTGCTGATGCGCCTGTTCCAGACCGCGCGTCGCTTCAACATGGAGGTTCAGCCACAGCTGGTGCTGTTGCAGAAGACCCTGCTGAACATCGAAGGCCTGGGTCGCCAGTTGTACCCGGACCTGGACCTGTGGAACACCGCCCAGCCTTTCCTCGAGCGGTGGATGCGCGAGCGCGTCAGCCCGCGAACCTTGCTGGGCAACGTGCAGAGCCAGTTCGAGCAGATCCCGCACCTGGCCAACATGACCCGCGACCTGCTCGAACGCATGTCCCAACCCCACGCCCACGACCCGGCGCCACCCTGGAAACAGCGCAAGGACGACTGGTTGCTGCGCCTGCTGGGCGCAGCTCACCTGGGTGGCGGCGCAGTGCTGGCGACCGGTGGGCCGTTGAGCCAACTGGGGCACTGGCCGGCCGGGATCATGGTGGCTGTTGGTTTGTATCTGGTCGTTCGCCGATAG
- a CDS encoding phasin family protein: MAKVILKKKTDVESSTLSDVKTYARKIWLAGLGAYTKVGQEGGEYFQELIKAGEVIETKGKKNIAGKLEAANSELIEAKTDVTTFKARVEVQLDKVEKVFDARVASALNRIGIPSKHDVETLSAKLDELTALLERVARKH, encoded by the coding sequence ATGGCCAAAGTTATTTTGAAGAAAAAAACCGACGTTGAATCTTCCACGCTCAGCGACGTGAAAACGTACGCGCGCAAGATCTGGCTGGCTGGCCTGGGCGCCTATACCAAGGTCGGCCAGGAGGGCGGCGAGTACTTTCAGGAGTTGATCAAGGCTGGCGAAGTTATTGAAACCAAAGGCAAAAAGAACATTGCCGGAAAACTTGAAGCGGCCAACAGCGAATTGATTGAAGCCAAGACGGACGTGACTACTTTCAAGGCCCGGGTTGAAGTACAACTTGATAAAGTCGAGAAAGTATTTGATGCCCGTGTTGCAAGTGCCTTGAATCGTATCGGCATTCCGTCTAAACATGACGTTGAGACACTCTCTGCTAAGCTCGATGAGCTGACGGCATTGCTCGAACGTGTCGCGCGTAAACATTAA
- a CDS encoding SCP2 sterol-binding domain-containing protein, with translation MLLTGLLASVELGINRVLRLDSTALARLAHLSGKVIAVDCRSPALQLFILPSDEGLMLAAHWEAEADCTLRAPASSLLSLALSKDKTAVLHRPEVELDGDSGVLLELTAILQDLELDWEYEVSRWLGPVATQLLSGHLRSRTHWYRQGFASLGQNLSEYLAEESRTLVGQREAEARFNELDQIKLDLERLEARFERLSRTLETKR, from the coding sequence ATGCTGCTCACCGGCCTGCTCGCCAGCGTCGAACTCGGCATCAACCGGGTACTGCGCCTGGACAGCACCGCACTTGCGCGCCTGGCGCACTTGAGCGGCAAGGTCATTGCCGTGGACTGCCGCAGCCCGGCGTTGCAGTTGTTCATCTTGCCCAGCGACGAAGGCCTGATGCTCGCAGCGCACTGGGAAGCCGAGGCGGACTGCACGCTGCGCGCCCCGGCATCGAGCTTGCTGAGCCTGGCCCTGAGCAAGGACAAGACTGCGGTGCTGCACCGTCCAGAAGTCGAGCTCGATGGCGACAGCGGCGTGCTGCTGGAGCTGACGGCAATCCTTCAGGACCTGGAACTGGACTGGGAATATGAAGTGTCCCGCTGGCTCGGCCCGGTGGCCACCCAGTTGCTCAGCGGCCATCTGCGCAGCCGCACCCACTGGTACCGCCAGGGGTTCGCCAGCCTGGGGCAGAATCTGAGTGAATACCTGGCCGAAGAATCGCGTACTCTCGTAGGCCAACGCGAAGCCGAAGCCCGTTTTAATGAACTGGACCAGATCAAGCTTGACCTGGAACGTCTCGAGGCGCGTTTCGAGCGCCTTTCCCGAACCCTTGAAACCAAGCGATAA
- a CDS encoding twin-arginine translocase TatA/TatE family subunit has product MGIFDWKHWVVILVVVVLVFGTKKLKNLGTDVGESIKGFRKAMNDDEKPADPTAAPAQPAQPTQPVHPQAAQPVNAPHTIDVQAQKVEEPARKDS; this is encoded by the coding sequence ATGGGTATTTTTGACTGGAAACACTGGGTCGTCATTCTGGTAGTCGTCGTGCTGGTGTTCGGTACCAAGAAACTGAAAAACCTCGGCACCGATGTCGGCGAGTCGATCAAGGGCTTTCGCAAGGCCATGAACGATGACGAAAAACCGGCCGACCCAACGGCGGCTCCCGCCCAACCGGCGCAGCCGACCCAACCGGTACACCCCCAGGCCGCCCAGCCTGTGAATGCGCCGCACACCATCGACGTGCAGGCCCAGAAAGTCGAAGAGCCCGCCCGCAAAGACTCGTGA
- the ubiE gene encoding bifunctional demethylmenaquinone methyltransferase/2-methoxy-6-polyprenyl-1,4-benzoquinol methylase UbiE, translating into MTDQRKGSDAEPTTHFGFKNVPESQKAEKVAEVFHSVAAKYDLMNDLLSGGMHRLWKRFAIELSGVRSGNRVLDIAGGTGDLTKKFSHIVGPTGQVVLADINESMLKVGRDRLLDLGVAGNVEFVQADAEKLPFPDNHFDCVTIAFGLRNVTHKEDALRSMLRVLKPGGRLLVLEFSKPTNALMSKAYDAYSFAFMPLMGKLITNDSESYRYLAESIRMHPNQETLKSMMVDAGFDRVTYHNMTAGIVALHRGIKP; encoded by the coding sequence ATGACTGATCAGCGCAAAGGCAGCGATGCCGAACCCACCACTCACTTCGGCTTCAAGAACGTGCCGGAAAGCCAGAAGGCGGAAAAAGTCGCTGAGGTTTTCCACTCGGTGGCCGCCAAATATGACTTGATGAACGACCTGCTCTCGGGCGGCATGCACCGTCTGTGGAAACGTTTCGCAATCGAGCTGTCAGGTGTGCGCAGCGGCAATCGCGTGCTGGACATCGCTGGCGGTACGGGCGACCTGACCAAGAAGTTTTCCCACATCGTCGGGCCGACCGGCCAGGTGGTGCTCGCCGATATCAACGAATCCATGCTCAAGGTCGGTCGCGACCGCCTGCTGGACCTGGGCGTGGCCGGCAACGTCGAATTTGTCCAGGCCGACGCCGAGAAGCTGCCGTTCCCCGACAACCATTTCGACTGCGTGACCATCGCCTTCGGCCTGCGCAACGTCACCCACAAGGAAGACGCCCTGCGCTCGATGCTGCGGGTGCTCAAGCCCGGTGGCCGCCTGCTGGTGCTGGAGTTCTCCAAGCCGACCAACGCGCTGATGTCCAAGGCCTACGACGCCTACTCGTTCGCCTTCATGCCGCTGATGGGCAAGCTGATCACCAATGACTCGGAAAGCTATCGCTACCTGGCCGAGTCGATCCGCATGCACCCGAACCAGGAAACCCTCAAGTCGATGATGGTGGACGCCGGTTTCGACCGCGTGACCTACCACAACATGACCGCAGGCATCGTGGCCCTGCACCGCGGCATCAAGCCCTGA